From the Carassius carassius chromosome 45, fCarCar2.1, whole genome shotgun sequence genome, one window contains:
- the LOC132127351 gene encoding C-C motif chemokine 19-like isoform X1 yields MMFSNTLTLWTGALLILSLSLWSCTTALDDGAMDCCLTTSNRRIPQRLVTSFTIQTGDGACRIPATIFVTRKGLKLCAPFPSDNNWVRDLIKNILAGPVPKKPRGKKHRQQ; encoded by the exons ATGATGTTCTCAAACACTCTGACGTTATGGACAGGTGCTCTGCTCATATTGAGCCTTAGTTTATGGAGCTGCACAACAG CTCTGGACGATGGGGCAATGGATTGTTGTTTAACCACAAGCAACCGGCGCATCCCACAGAGGTTGGTGACGTCCTTCACCATTCAGACCGGTGATGGAGCATGCAGAATTCCTGCCACTAT ATTTGTCACAAGGAAGGGATTGAAGCTCTGTGCACCATTTCCAAGTGACAATAACTGGGTGAGAGACCTGATCAAGAACATACTAGCAGGACCTGTACCCAAAAAACCTAGAG gAAAGAAGCATAGACAACAGTGA
- the LOC132127351 gene encoding C-C motif chemokine 19-like isoform X2 — protein MMFSNTLTLWTGALLILSLSLWSCTTALDDGAMDCCLTTSNRRIPQRLVTSFTIQTGDGACRIPATIFVTRKGLKLCAPFPSDNNWVRDLIKNILAGPVPKKPRGT, from the exons ATGATGTTCTCAAACACTCTGACGTTATGGACAGGTGCTCTGCTCATATTGAGCCTTAGTTTATGGAGCTGCACAACAG CTCTGGACGATGGGGCAATGGATTGTTGTTTAACCACAAGCAACCGGCGCATCCCACAGAGGTTGGTGACGTCCTTCACCATTCAGACCGGTGATGGAGCATGCAGAATTCCTGCCACTAT ATTTGTCACAAGGAAGGGATTGAAGCTCTGTGCACCATTTCCAAGTGACAATAACTGGGTGAGAGACCTGATCAAGAACATACTAGCAGGACCTGTACCCAAAAAACCTAGAGGTACGT AA